One Nicotiana tomentosiformis chromosome 4, ASM39032v3, whole genome shotgun sequence genomic window carries:
- the LOC104114045 gene encoding probable serine/threonine-protein kinase PBL21 — MKKRMVCFSCMSLNRKDVRDYDDDMASRSIKSSGKGRKGGSLRGKGGESNNQKGNVARSFTFKELALATQNFRETNLIGEGGFGSVYKGRLESALIVAIKQLNLDGLQGNQEFIVEVLMLSLLHHKNLVNLIGYCTDGDQRLLVYEFMPMGSLENHLFDLELGKKPLSWSTRLKIAAGAAHGLEYLHCEANPPVIYRDLKSSNILLDNDFNPKLSDFGLAKLGPVGENTHVSTRVMGTYGYCAPEYAMSGKLTLKSDIYSLGVVLLELITGRKAYDSSRKTGEQNLVVWSRPFLKDRRKFVHMVDPLLYGQFSVRSLHHAVAITAMCIQEQANFRPIISDIVVALDYLVSQAESSDSQGGGSHTGKQTYHQKEN; from the exons ATGAAGAAAAGAATGGTTTGCTTTTCTTGCATGAGCCTTAATCGTAAAGATGTCAGAGATTATGATGATGACATGGCTTCAAGATCCATTAAATCTTCAG GGAAAGGTAGAAAAGGAGGTTCTTTAAGAGGGAAAGGTGGGGAAAGCAACAACCAGAAGGGCAATGTGGCGCGCAGTTTCACATTCAAAGAACTTGCATTAGCAACTCAGAATTTCAGGGAAACTAATCTTATTGGCGAAGGCGGTTTTGGAAGTGTGTACAAGGGCCGTCTAGAATCAGCCTTG ATCGTTGCGATCAAACAACTTAATCTTGACGGCCTTCAAGGAAACCAGGAGTTTATAGTGGAGGTCCTAATGTTGAGTTTACTACATCACAAAAATCTTGTCAACTTAATTGGATATTGCACTGATGGAGATCAGAGGCTCTTGGTTTATGAGTTCATGCCAATGGGTAGCCTGGAGAATCATCTTTTTG ATTTGGAACTGGGAAAGAAGCCACTGAGTTGGAGCACAAGACTTAAGATTGCTGCTGGTGCAGCTCATGGACTCGAGTATCTTCATTGTGAAGCAAATCCACCTGTCATTTACCGTGATTTGAAATCTTCAAACATATTGTTGGACAATGATTTCAACCCAAAACTGTCAGATTTTGGACTTGCAAAGTTGGGACCAGTTGGCGAAAACACCCATGTTTCAACGCGAGTGATGGGAACCTATGGATACTGTGCCCCTGAGTATGCAATGAGTGGAAAATTGACTCTGAAATCAGACATCTATAGCTTAGGTGTTGTGCTGTTGGAGCTAATAACAGGCCGAAAAGCTTATGATAGCTCTAGAAAGACAGGAGAACAGAACCTTGTCGTTTGG TCTCGTCCCTTCCTAAAGGACCGGAGGAAGTTTGTTCATATGGTTGACCCTTTGTTGTATGGTCAGTTCTCTGTTCGCTCTTTGCACCATGCAGTTGCAATTACTGCAATGTGTATTCAGGAACAAGCTAATTTTCGCCCCATCATCAGTGATATTGTTGTTGCACTTGACTATCTTGTCTCACAAGCAGAAAGCTCTGATTCGCAAGGAGGTGGTTCACATACTGGAAAGCAAACATATCATCAAAAGGAGAATTAA
- the LOC104114046 gene encoding glycosyltransferase family 92 protein RCOM_0530710-like — protein MARKVIRFTFLYIFTCFVFFATLYHHFLRHDFSAYHNDIINPHNTTIKSTIPNFLFHENFSSPNTPSRKFPIIPSVSILMPDWEVYVIVSPDFSPLQTHYNNSSFLCVFDTGEESPAVRAGELPFPVRSILNCKLPSRARRRLPFTQPILTRSSANASYRNSPSPELLRWTFLVYDSFTTDNDVVLFVKGLNNRQGINRDPTEFTCIFGDAVKTAVTSSVQEVFRCKRPDFAVNKSIKVSIEIVGPTPLVVPTVAYYSPQRKLASPEKAKLCFCTMVYNVAKFLREWVLYHSKIGVEKFILYDNGSDDNLATVVEELVQEGYNVQTYFWLWPKTQEAGFSHSAIFAKDSCSWIMYIDVDEFVYSPSWSNLTQPSKLLLPSILPYSEEISTENSNNISSVISQVRFEKNNVAQISIPCYEFGPSNQKVHPAMGVVQGYNCRRKMENRHKSIVFLDAVDYSLLNVIHHFQLKPGYNVKKLNVIEMVVNHYKYQAWPEFKAKFRRRVSAYVVDWTKPLNLGSNDRTPGLGYSPVEPKVWQRKFCEVYDNGLKDLTWRWFAVESPAPSEYSLPWQR, from the coding sequence ATGGCCCGAAAAGTAATTCGCTTCACCTTCCTTTACATTTTTACTTGCTTCGTCTTCTTCGCAACTCTCTATCACCATTTCCTTCGCCATGATTTCTCTGCATATCACAACGATATTATCAATCCTCACAACACTACTATCAAATCCACCATACCCAATTTtctttttcatgaaaatttttCTTCCCCTAATACCCCTTCTCGAAAATTCCCTATAATTCCCTCTGTCTCCATTCTCATGCCGGACTGGGAGGTCTACGTCATCGTTTCACCTGATTTCTCCCCTCTACAAACCCATTATAATAATTCTAGTTTTCTCTGTGTTTTTGATACCGGTGAAGAATCTCCGGCGGTTCGCGCTGGTGAACTTCCATTTCCGGTCAGGTCCATTTTAAACTGCAAACTTCCTAGCCGGGCTCGTCGGAGACTGCCGTTTACGCAACCCATTTTGACGAGGTCTTCTGCTAATGCTTCTTACCGGAATTCACCTTCGCCGGAGCTGTTACGGTGGACTTTTCTCGTTTACGATTCTTTCACAACCGATAACGACGTCGTTTTATTCGTCAAAGGTTTAAACAATCGTCAAGGCATTAACAGAGATCCCACGGAATTCACCTGTATTTTCGGCGACGCCGTTAAAACCGCCGTGACGAGTTCAGTACAAGAGGTTTTCCGTTGCAAACGGCCGGATTTCGCCGTTAATAAGTCAATCAAAGTTTCAATTGAAATTGTAGGACCCACTCCTCTTGTGGTCCCTACAGTAGCCTATTATTCGCCACAACGGAAACTTGCTAGCCCTGAAAAAGCTAAGCTCTGTTTTTGCACAATGGTGTATAACGTGGCTAAATTCTTAAGAGAATGGGTTTTGTATCATTCTAAAATTGGAGTTGAAAAATTTATACTATACGATAATGGAAGTGATGATAATTTAGCTACAGTTGTTGAAGAGCTAGTTCAAGAAGGCTATAATGTGCAAACTTACTTTTGGCTATGGCCAAAAACGCAAGAAGCTGGTTTTTCCCATAGTGCAATATTTGCTAAGGATTCATGTTCATGGATTATGTACATTGATGTAGATGAATTTGTATACTCTCCATCTTGGTCTAATTTAACTCAACCATCAAAATTACTATTACCTTCTATATTACCGTATTCCGAAGAAATATCGACTGAGAACAGCAATAACATATCCAGTGTAATCTCACAGGTAAGATTTGAAAAGAATAATGTTGCACAAATTAGCATCCCTTGTTATGAATTTGGACCGTCGAATCAAAAGGTACATCCAGCAATGGGAGTGGTACAAGGGTACAATTGTAGGAGAAAAATGGAGAATAGGCACAAGAGTATAGTATTTTTGGATGCTGTGGATTATTCTTTACTTAATGTGATTCATCATTTTCAGTTGAAGCCAGGGTACAATGTGAAGAAACTGAATGTTATTGAAATGGTGGTGAATCATTACAAGTATCAAGCTTGGCCTGAATTTAAGGCTAAATTTAGAAGAAGGGTGTCAGCTTATGTTGTGGATTGGACTAAACCATTGAACCTTGGTTCGAATGATCGGACTCCAGGTTTAGGGTATAGTCCAGTTGAGCCAAAAGTGTGGCAGAGGAAGTTCTGTGAGGTGTATGATAATGGTTTAAAAGATTTGACATGGAGATGGTTTGCAGTTGAATCCCCTGCTCCATCAGAGTACAGTTTGCCTTGGCAAAGATGA
- the LOC104114047 gene encoding uncharacterized protein, which yields MEMKRKKKKGRPSLSDLSKREINKSSVIRRSSRRNPNSNSNSPPPEFDDDDDERKEKKVKLVVRLPQSNNQQHLDNSSSNSDSDSEPEGGENLEVAVTNRSKISSVDLRSNDVVSDQEEKLLIATDTGHGSPLVSGPTTPLPDKKLLVFILDRLQKKDTYGVFSEPVDPNELPDYHEIIEHPMDFGTVRKKLDGGLYSNLEELEVDVFLICSNAMQYNAPDTVYHRQARTIQELAKRDFENLRHEGEDGEPKVVRRGRPPGKNLKKSVENSPLDRVFTEISSGATLASGDDKAIGSNSYNLRKGPMPSKFHSSDAFLAHRSRNGESYSETDWNTEFPANILRADMKYGKKHFSIDENRRDTYQQFHPSATCSEPSLLSNIDGDMKRLMAVGIHFEQHAYARSLARFAANLGPVVWKVASKKLDHILPAGVKFGPGWVGDGGGPIEPSTSSAEIQKSLLDSSAADHHSSRPVTPSPPGLSSAVMCKPSAEIFEAVKRLNRQNELTRQGCGDGGFSWANPVSTSCPAPQKALLQPRNGFNGMFGHESLPQAELSRFSMSKGQSGLQEASGPNQMLGMLPVRDNLSFHPAISNHVASAENKLLESWATLYSGNSLPQGKNPEFCTEQNVRVSGESWPASSGQQRSKMSVPPDLNVRVQPPGSPSASLQIGSSQQPDLALQL from the exons atggaaatgaagagaaagaagaagaaaggcaggCCATCTTTATCAGATCTTTCCAAAAGGGAAATTAATAAATCCTCTGTTATTCGCCGTTCTTCTCGCCGGAACCCTAATTCAAATTCGAATTCTCCGCCACCGGAGTTTGACGACGATGACGATGAAAGGAAAGAGAAGAAAGTCAAGCTGGTTGTTCGTTTGCCCCAATCGAATAATCAACAacatttggataattcttcttccaattcagattctgattccgaacCCGAAGGTGGCGAAAATCTCGAGGTCGCTGTTACTAACAGAAGTAAAATCAGCTCCGTTGATCTTAGATCTAACGACGTCGTTTCTGATCAG gaagaaaagctttTGATAGCGACGGACACTGGACATG GGTCGCCATTGGTGTCCGGCCCCACAACACCTTTGCCAGACAAAAAGTTGTTGGTGTTCATTCTTGACAGGCTTCAAAA GAAGGACACTTATGGTGTATTCTCTGAGCCAGTTGATCCAAATGAG CTACCTGATTATCATGAGATTATTGAGCATCCAATGGATTTCGGAACCGTGAGGAAGAAACTTGATGGAGGACTCTACTCAAACCTGGAAGAGTTGGAG GTTGATGTTTTCTTGATATGCTCAAATGCAATGCAGTATAACGCCCCAGATACTGTTTACCACCGGCAG GCAAGAACCATTCAAGAGCTGGCAAAAAGAGATTTCGAAAACTTGAGGCATGAAGGAGAGGATGGCGAGCCTAAGGTAGTTCGTAGAGGTCGTCCTCCAGGCAAAAACCTAAAGAAGTCGGTTGAAAATTCACCTCTAGATCGTGTTTTCACTGAGATTTCTTCGGGTGCTACTCTTGCTAGTGGGGATGACAAAGCTATTGGATCTAATTCTTATAACCTAAGAAAGGGGCCTATGCCTTCAAAGTTTCATTCCTCTGATGCATTCTTGGCTCATCGCTCGCGTAATGGCGAAAGTTATTCTGAAACTGATTGGAATACTGAGTTTCCAG CTAATATCTTGAGGGCTGACATGAAGTATGGAAAGAAACATTTTTCCATTGATGAGAACAGGCGGGACACATACCAGCAATTCCATCCTTCGGCTACTTGTAGTGAACCATCTCTCTTGTCAAATATTGACGGAGATATGAAACGGTTAATGGCT GTTGGTATTCACTTCGAGCAGCATGCTTATGCGAGAAGCCTTGCTAGATTTGCTGCAAATCTTGGGCCAGTTGTTTGGAAAGTGGCTTCTAAGAAGTTGGATCATATTTTGCCTGCTGGAGTAAAGTTTGGTCCTGGATGGGTGGGAGATGGTGGAGGTCCAATAGAGCCATCGACTTCTTCAGCTGAGATCCAGAAATCATTGTTAGATAGCTCGGCAGCTGATCACCATTCTAGTAGACCTGTTACACCGTCACCTCCTGGATTAAGTTCTGCTGTAATGTGCAAGCCTTCTGCCGAAATCTTTGAAGCTGTCAAGAGGTTGAATAGACAAAATGAGCTAACCAGACAGGGTTGTGGTGATGGGGGATTTTCGTGGGCAAATCCTGTGTCTACCTCCTGCCCAGCTCCGCAGAAAGCTCTCCTTCAGCCAAGAAATGGTTTCAATGGCATGTTTGGGCATGAGTCATTGCCACAGGCGGAGCTGTCAAGGTTTTCCATGTCTAAAGGACAGTCAGGCCTACAAGAGGCATCTGGGCCTAATCAAATGCTTGGAATGCTTCCTGTAAGAGATAATCTATCTTTTCATCCTGCAATCTCAAACCATGTCGCTTCAGCAGAAAATAAGTTGTTAGAAAGCTGGGCAACATTGTATTCTGGAAATTCATTACCACAAGGTAAAAATCCTGAATTTTGTACAGAACAGAATGTGAGGGTTTCCGGTGAATCATGGCCTGCGTCTTCGGGTCAGCAGAGGAGCAAAATGTCAGTCCCCCCTGACCTGAATGTTAGAGTTCAGCCTCCGGGTTCCCCTAGTGCTAGTTTACAAATTGGATCCTCGCAGCAGCCAGATTTAGCGTTACAACTCTAA